One Sodalinema gerasimenkoae IPPAS B-353 DNA segment encodes these proteins:
- a CDS encoding TolB family protein, which produces MNRGESQSRWRRGWRRQLKPIALSLAISLGLGGCAGRGPEPPVALDSYYRDEQPALSGDGRLLAFVSGRDGTQSILLYDLQRRRFIDLPNLNRDDAIAESPSLSYSGRYIVYLASDRGRPEIELYDRITRRTQVLSSGYRGWVRHPRISPDGRYIVFQTGRRGQWDIEIIDRGPNIELDRQQ; this is translated from the coding sequence GTGAACAGGGGAGAATCACAATCAAGATGGCGACGAGGATGGCGGCGGCAACTTAAACCCATTGCCCTCTCCCTCGCCATCAGCTTGGGACTGGGGGGCTGTGCTGGGAGGGGACCGGAACCCCCCGTTGCCCTCGATAGCTATTACCGAGATGAGCAACCGGCCTTGAGTGGTGACGGCCGGTTGCTGGCGTTCGTCTCGGGCCGGGATGGAACCCAGAGCATCTTGTTATACGACCTCCAGCGGCGACGATTTATCGATTTGCCCAATCTCAATCGAGATGATGCGATCGCCGAATCTCCCAGTTTGAGTTATAGCGGCCGCTATATTGTCTATCTGGCCAGCGATCGCGGCCGCCCCGAAATCGAACTCTACGATCGCATTACCCGCCGCACCCAAGTCCTCAGCAGTGGCTATCGGGGTTGGGTTCGTCACCCGAGAATTAGCCCTGACGGCCGCTATATCGTCTTTCAAACCGGACGGCGGGGACAATGGGATATTGAAATTATTGACCGTGGTCCCAATATAGAACTCGATCGCCAACAATAA
- a CDS encoding Ycf66 family protein, whose product MVNIGLGLSSLLHAINTPPVLAQVAYGFGWGSLMGIALVLCGVALYLLRTTRPNLARDHDIFFAAVALLCGGILFFQGWRLDPILQFGQFLMTGSAVFFAVESIRMRGIVTQQAKRNTPIVDDERDVSPDYQSYEYEAELEEIEPYKPNPATRRIPGSREVARRSPRDAYSDEPRRPPTRRSSGSPPSGRRPPGDGPAPPRKRRPRPAGPSRQVDLKYSDWNDDEVYDAPYGDVGGPSRPSRRPPSRSSGTPGTGTPPSGRSRPPQGRPPRPKKQVEARLDDDYSDFYGEAPSSGPTNSPPIDEEPGSGGDYEVYDRTPSMRNSRPTVPPDEDPFPPDEDYDERFGPNPYDDELEDDNSNQFDR is encoded by the coding sequence ATGGTAAACATCGGACTGGGCTTAAGCAGCCTGCTGCACGCAATCAACACTCCCCCCGTCCTAGCTCAAGTCGCCTACGGCTTTGGCTGGGGCAGTTTAATGGGCATTGCCCTTGTCCTGTGCGGTGTTGCCCTATATTTGTTGCGGACAACCCGACCCAATTTGGCACGGGATCACGATATCTTTTTTGCCGCCGTAGCGTTGCTCTGTGGCGGTATTCTCTTTTTCCAAGGATGGCGACTTGACCCGATTCTCCAATTTGGTCAGTTCCTGATGACGGGTTCCGCCGTCTTCTTTGCCGTCGAAAGTATCCGCATGAGAGGGATTGTCACCCAACAGGCGAAACGAAACACGCCCATTGTGGATGACGAGCGGGATGTCAGTCCTGACTATCAGTCTTACGAGTACGAAGCTGAACTCGAAGAAATCGAACCCTATAAACCCAATCCCGCCACTCGTCGTATTCCGGGAAGTCGGGAGGTTGCCCGTCGCTCGCCGCGAGATGCCTATAGCGATGAGCCGCGTCGTCCTCCCACTCGTCGCAGTTCTGGGAGTCCTCCTAGTGGCCGTCGTCCCCCCGGCGATGGCCCCGCTCCCCCCCGCAAGCGTCGGCCGCGTCCCGCTGGCCCAAGTCGTCAGGTGGACTTGAAATATAGTGATTGGAATGACGATGAGGTCTATGATGCGCCCTATGGTGATGTCGGCGGCCCATCTCGTCCCTCTCGCCGTCCTCCGAGTCGTAGTTCAGGAACGCCGGGAACCGGAACGCCTCCGAGTGGGCGATCGCGTCCCCCCCAAGGCCGTCCCCCTCGTCCTAAAAAACAAGTCGAGGCGCGGTTAGACGATGACTACAGCGATTTTTATGGGGAGGCCCCCAGCAGTGGCCCCACGAACTCGCCCCCCATTGACGAGGAGCCTGGCAGTGGCGGTGATTATGAGGTCTACGATCGCACCCCCAGTATGCGAAATTCGAGGCCCACTGTCCCCCCCGATGAAGACCCCTTCCCCCCCGATGAGGACTATGACGAGCGATTCGGGCCTAACCCCTATGACGATGAACTCGAAGATGATAACTCCAATCAGTTTGATCGCTAG
- a CDS encoding chlorophyll a/b-binding protein: MSDEQQTPQSTPESQPQSEAESTNTPSFGWNLYAERINGRFAMIGFVALLILEAVTGQTFFSWMGLM, from the coding sequence ATGTCAGACGAACAACAAACCCCCCAATCTACACCTGAGTCTCAGCCACAGTCAGAGGCTGAGTCCACGAATACCCCCAGTTTTGGCTGGAATCTCTATGCTGAGAGAATCAATGGTCGCTTTGCCATGATTGGCTTTGTCGCCTTACTGATTTTAGAAGCGGTCACAGGTCAAACCTTTTTCAGTTGGATGGGGTTGATGTAA
- the cysE gene encoding serine O-acetyltransferase, translating to MLRSLVADFRIIFERDPAARNWVEVLFCYPGLQALVFHRFANWLHHVGIPFFPRLISHIARFITGIEIHPGATIGQGVFIDHGMGVVIGETAILGDGCLIYQGVTLGGTGKETGKRHPTLGEGVVVGAGAKVLGNLQIGHNVRIGAGSVVLRDVPSDCTVVGVPGRVVYRSGVRVNPLEHGQLPDSEAQVIRTLVDRIQALEKHVEVLEKQGQFTYRQLEKVGAVAAPNCNLSDHTIQEFLDGAGI from the coding sequence GTGCTACGATCGCTCGTTGCCGATTTTCGCATCATCTTTGAGCGCGACCCCGCCGCCCGCAACTGGGTGGAGGTGTTGTTTTGCTACCCCGGTTTGCAAGCACTGGTGTTCCACCGCTTCGCCAACTGGCTGCATCATGTGGGGATTCCCTTTTTCCCCCGTCTGATTTCCCATATTGCCCGCTTCATCACCGGAATTGAGATTCACCCCGGTGCCACCATTGGCCAAGGCGTGTTTATCGACCATGGGATGGGAGTCGTCATTGGTGAGACAGCCATTCTCGGCGATGGCTGTTTAATTTATCAAGGGGTCACCCTCGGCGGAACCGGGAAGGAAACCGGCAAACGTCACCCCACCCTCGGCGAGGGGGTGGTTGTCGGGGCTGGGGCCAAAGTTCTCGGCAATCTACAAATCGGCCATAATGTTCGCATTGGGGCCGGCTCAGTGGTGCTACGGGATGTCCCCTCCGACTGCACGGTGGTTGGGGTTCCTGGGCGTGTGGTTTACCGCTCTGGAGTGCGTGTTAATCCCCTCGAACATGGACAACTCCCCGACTCAGAAGCCCAGGTGATTCGCACCCTAGTCGATCGCATTCAGGCCTTAGAGAAACATGTCGAGGTGCTAGAGAAACAGGGACAATTCACCTATCGGCAATTGGAGAAAGTTGGTGCGGTTGCCGCTCCGAACTGTAACCTGAGCGATCACACGATTCAAGAATTTCTGGATGGGGCAGGGATTTAG
- the hpnH gene encoding adenosyl-hopene transferase HpnH, whose amino-acid sequence MAIQIQQAVTVGKYLVEQRLRGRKKFPLVLMLEPLYRCNLACSGCGKIQHPTEILKRNLTPEQCFAAVEECGAPVVSIPGGEPLLHPQIDEIVAGLVQRKKFIYLCTNAILLEKSLAKFTPSPYLTFSVHLDGLREKHDDCVDRKGVFDIAVNAIKVAKAKGFRVTTNTTVFEGTDPKEIQEFFDFLTQLGVDGMMISPGYSYEKAPDQDNFLKREETKALFRDILAPFKAGKKNWDFNHNPLFLDFLMGDKDYECTPWGSPSYGVLGWQKPCYLLDEGHYDSFKELIESTDWSQYGRKSGNPKCADCMVHCGYEPTAAMDAMEPANVVRSLGSVFGMAR is encoded by the coding sequence ATGGCTATTCAGATTCAGCAGGCTGTTACGGTGGGTAAATATCTAGTCGAGCAGCGATTAAGAGGGCGCAAAAAGTTCCCCCTAGTCTTGATGCTTGAACCGCTCTACCGCTGTAACCTAGCCTGTTCCGGCTGCGGAAAAATTCAACATCCCACGGAAATTCTCAAACGAAATCTGACCCCAGAGCAATGTTTTGCAGCGGTAGAAGAATGTGGCGCTCCCGTGGTGTCTATTCCCGGCGGTGAACCCCTCCTTCATCCCCAAATCGATGAGATTGTGGCGGGTTTAGTCCAGCGCAAGAAATTTATTTATCTTTGCACCAATGCCATCCTCTTGGAAAAAAGCCTCGCTAAATTCACCCCATCTCCTTATTTAACCTTTAGTGTGCATTTGGATGGCTTGCGGGAAAAACATGATGACTGTGTTGATCGCAAGGGGGTCTTTGATATTGCGGTCAACGCCATTAAAGTGGCCAAGGCGAAAGGCTTTCGGGTTACCACCAATACCACGGTATTTGAAGGCACTGACCCCAAAGAAATTCAGGAATTTTTCGACTTCCTCACTCAATTGGGAGTCGATGGCATGATGATTTCTCCAGGCTATAGCTATGAAAAAGCTCCCGACCAAGATAACTTCTTGAAACGAGAAGAAACCAAAGCCCTGTTTCGAGACATTCTCGCCCCCTTCAAAGCGGGTAAGAAAAACTGGGACTTCAACCACAATCCCCTGTTTTTAGACTTCTTGATGGGAGATAAAGACTACGAATGTACCCCTTGGGGCAGTCCTAGCTACGGTGTGTTGGGGTGGCAGAAGCCCTGTTATCTCCTCGATGAAGGTCATTATGACAGCTTCAAAGAGCTGATTGAAAGCACCGATTGGAGTCAGTATGGCCGCAAGAGTGGCAATCCTAAATGTGCTGACTGTATGGTGCATTGTGGCTATGAACCCACGGCGGCCATGGATGCGATGGAACCGGCGAATGTGGTCCGTTCTCTCGGCAGTGTCTTCGGCATGGCCCGTTAA
- a CDS encoding TolB family protein, whose amino-acid sequence MKDVKPLGIDKIAIIKRFKLLRLSLYLSLVTALSSCAAYPRLVNSPVDPGGRSLNSLAADISPAISGRYIVFVSEREQRQDIYLYDRQTQRTIALPGLNSLDTIAESPGVSADGRYIVFAGNRRGRSGIFIYDRETRQLRDLSENLDATVRNPSISANGSTVAFEANLNGQWDILVYNRNGQPLDLPTPVR is encoded by the coding sequence ATGAAGGATGTTAAACCACTTGGGATTGATAAAATCGCTATTATCAAGCGGTTTAAACTTTTGCGTTTATCCCTCTATCTATCCCTAGTAACAGCCCTAAGCAGTTGTGCCGCCTATCCTCGATTAGTCAATAGTCCCGTGGACCCTGGAGGGCGGAGCTTGAACTCCTTAGCCGCCGACATCTCTCCGGCAATTTCCGGGCGTTATATCGTCTTTGTCTCCGAGCGAGAACAACGGCAGGACATTTATCTCTACGACCGACAAACGCAACGAACCATCGCCCTACCCGGTCTCAACTCCCTCGATACCATCGCCGAAAGTCCGGGGGTATCCGCCGATGGTCGCTATATCGTTTTTGCCGGAAACCGTCGGGGTCGCTCAGGAATCTTTATCTATGACCGAGAAACCCGGCAATTGCGCGACCTCAGCGAAAATCTCGACGCAACCGTCCGCAATCCCAGCATCAGTGCCAATGGTAGCACTGTCGCCTTTGAAGCCAATCTCAATGGCCAGTGGGATATTCTGGTCTATAACCGCAACGGACAACCCCTGGACTTGCCCACACCTGTTCGTTGA
- a CDS encoding YggT family protein, translating to MTTLTLSSWTLGILLGVMTFLMIFRIILTWYPQAELNKFPFNLIGVPTEPFLIPTRKLIPPLGGVDISPIIWVGIFSLIRELLLGQQGLITMMR from the coding sequence ATGACTACTCTCACCTTAAGCAGTTGGACCCTTGGCATTCTCCTCGGGGTTATGACCTTTCTGATGATTTTCCGCATCATCCTCACCTGGTATCCCCAAGCGGAACTGAACAAATTCCCCTTCAACCTCATCGGCGTTCCCACAGAACCCTTCCTAATCCCCACCCGCAAACTCATTCCGCCCCTAGGAGGGGTTGACATTTCCCCCATCATCTGGGTGGGAATTTTCAGCCTCATCCGAGAACTGCTGTTAGGGCAACAGGGGTTAATTACGATGATGCGGTGA
- the psbX gene encoding photosystem II reaction center X protein, translating to MTPSLMNFFYSLLAGGIIVVIPVVVALVFLSQQDKVSRS from the coding sequence ATGACCCCTTCTTTGATGAATTTTTTCTATAGCCTCCTAGCTGGCGGAATCATCGTTGTGATTCCGGTCGTGGTGGCCCTGGTTTTCTTGAGCCAACAAGACAAAGTATCTCGGTCTTGA
- a CDS encoding trypsin-like peptidase domain-containing protein, translating into MSAFWFRYGISSLLTAGVLTGVVAPLPQLAPQSAIAQNQDEQTNIRVYDQASPAVVAIIAGNSSGSGSIITPDGLVLTNAHVVQEAAGRSVQVRLSNGDEYTADILGFDPAGQDLAALQIRNARNLPTIQIARPDSVRVGQRAFAIGSPFGFETTFTVGIISRIDPREGTIQTDAAINPGNSGGPLLNSNGEMVGVNTAIFTVGRESGNIGIGFAIPITDVQPFLTAIDQGRGANTAQAGSRLPGAQAPQAVELNGAPIRGSLGPNSNVLPVDNSYFNAYSFEGRSRQTVVLDLTSDEFDAYLILLDSNGNSIAQDDDGGDGTDARIVTQLPANDTYIVLANSFRGGESGRYQLTLRSQAGQIDSQTRTGILLNEQGVLRTGDPMLPQDGSLYHEHQFEGRAGQLVTINLESSEFDTYLFLFDNEGNLIDANDDISPGNTNSRLMLRLPYTGTYSVIVNSYDNTGRGRYQLTVEEN; encoded by the coding sequence ATGAGTGCTTTCTGGTTCCGCTATGGCATTTCGAGTCTTCTGACCGCCGGAGTCCTCACGGGAGTAGTGGCTCCCTTGCCGCAACTGGCCCCCCAATCGGCGATCGCCCAAAATCAAGACGAACAGACCAATATCCGGGTTTACGACCAAGCCAGTCCCGCCGTCGTCGCCATTATCGCGGGCAACTCTAGCGGTAGCGGCAGCATCATCACCCCCGATGGTTTAGTTCTCACCAATGCCCATGTCGTCCAAGAAGCTGCCGGGCGTTCTGTCCAGGTTCGACTCTCCAACGGCGACGAATATACCGCCGACATCCTCGGCTTTGACCCGGCTGGCCAAGACCTAGCCGCCCTCCAAATTCGCAACGCTCGTAACCTTCCCACCATCCAAATCGCTCGCCCTGACTCCGTTCGTGTCGGTCAGCGGGCTTTTGCCATCGGCAGTCCCTTTGGCTTTGAAACCACCTTCACCGTGGGGATTATCAGCCGCATTGACCCTCGGGAGGGAACCATCCAAACCGATGCCGCCATCAACCCCGGCAACTCCGGGGGCCCATTGCTCAACTCCAATGGGGAAATGGTCGGGGTCAACACGGCAATCTTCACCGTGGGCCGAGAAAGTGGCAACATTGGCATCGGCTTTGCCATTCCCATCACCGATGTTCAGCCCTTTCTCACCGCCATTGACCAAGGACGGGGGGCTAATACTGCTCAGGCGGGGAGTCGTCTTCCGGGGGCACAGGCTCCTCAAGCTGTTGAACTCAATGGAGCACCCATTCGTGGCAGTTTAGGGCCCAATTCCAATGTGTTGCCGGTCGACAACAGCTACTTCAACGCCTATAGCTTTGAAGGACGGTCCCGACAAACGGTCGTCTTAGATCTCACGTCTGATGAGTTCGATGCCTATCTCATCCTCCTAGACTCGAACGGAAATTCTATTGCCCAAGATGACGATGGGGGAGATGGAACTGATGCCCGCATCGTCACCCAACTCCCCGCCAACGATACCTATATCGTCTTGGCAAACTCCTTCCGGGGCGGAGAATCCGGTCGCTATCAACTGACCCTGCGGAGCCAAGCGGGGCAGATCGATAGCCAGACTCGGACGGGAATACTTCTCAATGAGCAGGGGGTACTACGCACCGGCGACCCGATGCTGCCGCAAGATGGCAGCCTTTATCATGAGCATCAGTTTGAAGGACGAGCCGGACAATTGGTCACCATCAACCTAGAAAGCTCTGAGTTTGACACCTACCTCTTTCTCTTTGATAACGAGGGCAATCTGATTGACGCCAATGATGATATTAGTCCCGGCAATACCAATTCTCGCCTGATGTTGCGGTTGCCCTATACGGGGACTTATTCGGTGATTGTCAATAGCTATGACAACACTGGACGAGGACGTTATCAGCTCACCGTTGAGGAAAACTGA
- the tatC gene encoding twin-arginine translocase subunit TatC — MTSPPETPQIAPKPPEQDDSYLDEAPFEVEMSIFDHLEELRQRIFYSMIAVFIAIIGCFLAVKPIVRLLEAPANGVDFIQIRPGEFFFVSIEVAGYSGLLLATPFILYQIVRFVLPGLTRREQKLIAPVVLGSSVLFLAGLVFAYVALIPAALKFFVSFGEGVVAQQWSIDEYFKTILLLLFSTGIAFQVPVLQAILGGLGIVSSQQMLSGWRYVILTAAVLGAVLTPSTDPLTQSLLGGAVAMLYFSGIGLVKAMGK; from the coding sequence ATGACTTCGCCCCCAGAAACACCCCAAATTGCCCCCAAACCGCCCGAACAGGATGACAGCTATCTCGATGAAGCTCCTTTCGAGGTGGAGATGTCCATCTTTGACCACCTCGAAGAACTGCGACAGCGGATTTTCTATTCCATGATCGCCGTTTTCATTGCCATTATCGGCTGTTTCCTTGCCGTGAAACCCATTGTGCGGCTCCTAGAGGCCCCCGCCAATGGGGTTGATTTCATTCAAATTCGCCCAGGTGAGTTTTTCTTTGTCTCCATCGAGGTCGCAGGCTATAGCGGCCTCCTCCTGGCGACGCCCTTTATCCTCTATCAAATTGTCCGCTTTGTGCTGCCGGGCCTGACGCGACGGGAACAGAAACTCATTGCCCCCGTGGTTCTTGGCTCCAGTGTGCTGTTTCTGGCGGGGTTAGTCTTCGCCTATGTGGCTCTAATTCCGGCGGCTCTCAAGTTTTTTGTCAGCTTCGGTGAAGGGGTCGTTGCTCAGCAATGGTCGATTGATGAGTATTTCAAAACCATTCTGCTGCTGTTGTTTAGTACCGGCATTGCCTTCCAAGTTCCCGTCTTGCAAGCGATTCTCGGCGGCTTAGGGATTGTTTCCTCCCAGCAAATGCTCTCAGGCTGGCGCTATGTAATTTTGACGGCCGCTGTCTTGGGGGCAGTCTTAACGCCCTCGACGGACCCGCTCACTCAAAGTTTACTGGGGGGGGCTGTCGCCATGTTGTACTTCAGTGGCATTGGTTTAGTCAAAGCCATGGGGAAATAA
- a CDS encoding MgtC/SapB family protein has product MEWTEFTIRLCVAFLLGSAIGLERQWRQRMAGLRTNTLVATGAALFVMLSVLTPDEASPTRIAAQVVSGIGFLAGGVILREGLTVRGLNTAATIWCAAAIGALAGSGYLSQAFVGSLAVLASNLVLRPLGYRINQEPLKGSEIELCYSCSLVCMEKDEARVRALLLQSLSLGQMKLRSLHSEDIENSNGRVEVEAELVTQSREDELLERAVSRISLEPGVIAASWRVIEQEFG; this is encoded by the coding sequence ATGGAATGGACAGAATTTACAATCCGCCTTTGCGTAGCGTTTCTTTTGGGATCTGCCATCGGCTTAGAACGACAATGGCGGCAACGGATGGCTGGCCTGCGAACCAATACCCTCGTCGCCACAGGAGCGGCGTTGTTTGTGATGCTCTCGGTTCTGACTCCCGACGAGGCTAGTCCCACGCGGATTGCGGCTCAGGTAGTGTCTGGGATTGGTTTCTTGGCTGGGGGGGTCATTTTACGGGAAGGACTCACGGTGCGTGGCTTAAACACCGCTGCAACGATTTGGTGTGCCGCAGCCATTGGGGCGTTAGCGGGGTCGGGGTATTTGAGCCAAGCCTTTGTGGGGTCTTTGGCGGTGTTGGCCTCTAACCTGGTTTTACGTCCTTTGGGTTATCGCATCAATCAAGAACCCCTTAAGGGCAGTGAGATTGAACTTTGCTATAGTTGCTCCTTGGTGTGTATGGAGAAGGATGAGGCTCGGGTGCGGGCTTTGTTACTGCAATCGCTGAGTTTGGGACAGATGAAACTGCGATCGCTCCACAGTGAAGATATTGAAAACAGTAATGGTCGAGTGGAAGTCGAAGCGGAACTGGTCACCCAAAGCCGTGAGGATGAACTGCTCGAACGGGCGGTGAGTCGCATTAGCCTAGAACCGGGTGTTATCGCCGCCAGTTGGCGGGTGATTGAACAGGAGTTCGGTTAA
- the accC gene encoding acetyl-CoA carboxylase biotin carboxylase subunit — translation MQFSKILIANRGEIALRILRTCEEMGIATVAVYSTVDRHALHVQLADEAVCIGEPSSNKSYLNIPNIISAALTRNATAIHPGYGFLAENARFAEICADHQIAFIGPSPESMRQMGDKSTARETMKQIGVPTVPGSDGLLHDEQEALTLADKIGYPVMVKATAGGGGRGMRFVRHAGELPKLFLAAQGEAEAAFGDPGIYLEKFIERPRHIEFQILADQHGNVIHLGERDCSIQRRHQKLLEEAPSPALDPKLRQRMGKAAVKVAKAINYVGAGTVEFLLDGSGNFYFMEMNTRIQVEHPVTEAICGLDLIAAQILVAQGEKLPVNQSQVELRGHAIECRINAEDPDRNFRPHPGRISGYLPPGGIGVRVDSHVYTDYEIPPYYDSLIGKLIVWGLTREQAIARMKRALRECAVTGIPTTIGFHQKILDSPEFLSGTVYTNFVEQFMAKDRD, via the coding sequence ATGCAGTTCTCGAAAATTCTCATTGCCAACCGAGGTGAAATCGCCCTCCGTATCCTCCGAACCTGCGAGGAGATGGGCATTGCCACCGTTGCTGTTTACTCCACGGTCGATCGCCATGCTCTCCATGTGCAACTGGCGGATGAAGCTGTTTGCATTGGCGAACCGTCGAGTAATAAAAGCTATCTCAACATTCCCAACATCATCTCGGCGGCCTTAACCCGCAATGCGACGGCGATTCATCCCGGCTATGGGTTCTTGGCGGAGAATGCTCGCTTTGCCGAAATTTGCGCCGATCACCAAATCGCCTTTATTGGCCCCTCCCCTGAATCGATGCGACAGATGGGGGATAAGTCCACGGCCCGGGAAACCATGAAACAGATTGGGGTTCCCACGGTTCCGGGGAGTGATGGCCTGCTCCATGATGAACAGGAAGCCCTTACTCTAGCCGATAAGATTGGCTACCCTGTCATGGTGAAAGCCACGGCCGGCGGTGGGGGCCGGGGGATGCGTTTTGTTCGCCACGCTGGGGAGTTACCGAAACTGTTTCTGGCGGCTCAAGGGGAAGCGGAGGCGGCGTTTGGTGATCCAGGAATTTATCTGGAGAAGTTTATTGAACGGCCTCGCCACATTGAGTTTCAGATTCTCGCAGATCAACATGGGAATGTGATTCATTTGGGGGAACGGGATTGTTCGATTCAACGACGACATCAGAAACTCCTCGAAGAAGCCCCCAGTCCCGCTCTCGATCCTAAGTTACGGCAACGGATGGGCAAAGCGGCGGTGAAGGTGGCTAAGGCCATTAACTATGTGGGGGCCGGAACGGTGGAATTTCTCCTGGATGGTTCGGGGAATTTCTATTTTATGGAGATGAACACCCGCATTCAGGTCGAACATCCGGTGACGGAGGCGATTTGTGGTTTAGATTTGATTGCAGCTCAGATTTTGGTGGCTCAAGGGGAAAAACTGCCGGTGAATCAGAGTCAGGTGGAGTTACGGGGCCATGCGATCGAATGTCGGATTAATGCCGAAGATCCCGATCGCAATTTCCGACCCCATCCGGGACGGATTAGTGGCTATCTCCCCCCTGGTGGGATTGGTGTACGGGTGGATTCCCATGTCTATACGGATTATGAAATCCCCCCCTATTATGATTCCCTCATCGGTAAGCTGATTGTCTGGGGCTTAACTCGCGAACAGGCGATCGCCCGCATGAAACGGGCCCTCCGAGAATGTGCCGTCACGGGGATTCCCACCACCATCGGCTTCCACCAAAAAATCCTCGACAGCCCCGAGTTCCTCAGCGGCACCGTCTACACCAATTTTGTGGAACAGTTTATGGCCAAGGATCGGGATTAG
- a CDS encoding ion transporter has translation MDHTRSLKFRVAKILDLAEPDDTLGKFLDLFILGLIFLNTIAVALETVKPLFEAYFLEFRRFEQFTVFVFSIEYVLRLWSCTVIPKYRHPLFGRLKFIFTPLAIIDLFAILPFFLSLYIPLFSPQFRIGRTVRLIRFFRVLKLHRYTDSLSILVRVYRLKKEELFLTFFVLTVLLFISSTLIYFAEHSAQPEAFSSIPAAIWWGTITLTTVGYGDVYPVTLLGRILGGSLAVLGIGLFALPAGILASGFSEELAARKAQKRGTDVIICPHCGEDINSPPHYAETESEGLKED, from the coding sequence ATGGATCACACGCGATCGCTCAAGTTTCGAGTTGCGAAGATTCTCGACCTCGCCGAGCCAGATGACACCCTCGGCAAGTTCCTGGATTTATTTATTCTGGGCTTAATTTTTCTCAATACCATTGCCGTTGCCCTGGAAACCGTTAAACCGTTATTTGAAGCCTACTTTCTGGAGTTCCGCCGCTTTGAACAGTTCACCGTCTTTGTTTTCAGCATTGAGTACGTGCTGAGACTTTGGAGTTGTACGGTGATTCCCAAATATCGGCATCCCCTGTTCGGCAGACTTAAATTTATTTTCACACCCTTAGCTATTATTGATCTCTTCGCTATTTTGCCCTTTTTTCTGTCTCTGTATATCCCTTTATTCTCACCGCAATTTCGCATTGGCAGAACCGTACGCCTGATTCGCTTTTTTCGAGTTCTGAAATTACATCGATATACAGATTCCTTATCAATTTTAGTCCGCGTCTATCGACTCAAGAAAGAAGAGCTATTTTTAACCTTTTTTGTCTTGACTGTTTTGTTATTTATATCCTCGACCTTAATTTATTTTGCCGAACATTCAGCCCAGCCGGAGGCATTTTCCAGTATTCCGGCAGCTATCTGGTGGGGAACCATTACCTTAACCACGGTTGGGTATGGTGATGTTTACCCAGTGACGTTGCTAGGGCGGATTCTTGGGGGAAGTTTAGCGGTGTTGGGGATTGGCTTATTCGCTCTTCCCGCCGGGATTTTAGCCTCTGGGTTCTCGGAAGAACTGGCGGCCCGCAAAGCTCAAAAGCGAGGCACTGATGTGATTATCTGTCCCCATTGTGGTGAGGATATCAATAGTCCCCCTCACTACGCAGAAACGGAGTCTGAGGGACTAAAGGAAGATTGA